The Rhizobium binae sequence AGGTAAGACTTCTTGAAGGCGTATCGTCTGACGGCTATCTATAAATCGAGGTTGCTCGACCGCAGATCGTTGCCGAACGACCAATTCTACCCAGACGCTCCAGCCATTTTAGCGTACTTTTTACTTGCAAAGCGTTGAGCGAGCATTCCCCAGAATGCAACCGAAAGTTAAGGCCGCAACCGACGTCGGCATCACCAAGGGCTGTACAGCCTGATCACTCGGCACCGCGGCCAGCGTCATAAGTGCCGGGCGCATTCAGAAGCACGTCCTCATCTCGATCGACAAGTTTCTGCAGATCTGCCCAGAAACGTTGCGCACGCCGATCGTCCGACAGGAAGCCACCAAGGAAGGGAAGCGATCAGAACGTGGTCCGCGTCGAACTCTTCGTTCGAAATCCCCTTCGGCTTCAAAGTTCGGATCCCATCGGAGCGCGCTAACTTCCGTTCCTTTGGAGGTGGTCCGATGACGACGATGAAGTCAGATGCCACCCGGCCAGATCGATCAAAGCGTCAACCGGATAGGGCTTTTGCAACCAACCGATCGGCGACGCTGCCGCACCTCTTGCGCGTTTCGGCGTTAGCATGGGCGGAGGCGAAGATCGATCGGAGGTCGAGGGTAGCATGGAGATGTCATGGCCCCCGAGCTTCTGAAGCAAGCAGGAGCCGCGTACGAGGGGTTCACGGAAGTTGCCTGCGTGTCAGTACGTACCAGTATCAATTACCGGAAGTCGTTGCACGAGAGCGCCAGTCAGTGGGCTCGCGGTTGGCGATACAAGAAGCCGAGACACGAGATTTTCGAGCGCGCTTCTGCCTTGCAGGTCCAATGCTTTCCCGAGCATGTCCAAAAGCTTGTTCTTGTTGTCGTATAGAAGGAGAAGTTGCTCGAAGTCCCGAGCTGCCAAGACGCCCTGATATTTTGAGTGAAAATCAGAATAGATCGAGGAGGGGTCGGTTTTAGCCGTAAGCTCAGCGTAAATGCGCGACAACTCATTGATGTTCTTCGCTTTCGCGCCGACTGATTTACCGGATTGCCAGATAACATTGCTGGTGTGTCTCAGGCTAACGCGGTCCGCGTCGCGTCCTGCGGCTTCAAAGACGTCACTCGTCAGCGTGTCAAAGCGGCGCGTCGCCTCACGTTTGTCGAACTTGAGTTCCTCGGCCAACGCAAAGAAAACTTCGGGCGCGAGAAGCAAGTTTTCGACCTCGTGAACGGGAAGTGTAAAAATCCCCTCCTCAAGAGCACCGTCCGCCGCTGGATCGCGATTGTCGCGATCCACCAAACCGGCACAATGCAGCCAATGCAACTCCTCCTGCTTGCGGAAGCTGCGGACAAACTGGATCACCTGGCCGCAAGATCCGGACGGGATGACGGTGAAATTGCCATAGATCGCCCTATAGATCGTCTCGTCCAGGCCGCCTTGTTTCCCTTCAACAAACAGGATTGG is a genomic window containing:
- a CDS encoding DUF4435 domain-containing protein, producing the protein MWTIEPLPSATELPRDLLVRMVGSRKPILFVEGKQGGLDETIYRAIYGNFTVIPSGSCGQVIQFVRSFRKQEELHWLHCAGLVDRDNRDPAADGALEEGIFTLPVHEVENLLLAPEVFFALAEELKFDKREATRRFDTLTSDVFEAAGRDADRVSLRHTSNVIWQSGKSVGAKAKNINELSRIYAELTAKTDPSSIYSDFHSKYQGVLAARDFEQLLLLYDNKNKLLDMLGKALDLQGRSALENLVSRLLVSPTASPLTGALVQRLPVIDTGTY